In one window of Bacteroidota bacterium DNA:
- a CDS encoding HAMP domain-containing histidine kinase produces MTIIPSQISEYIDFNKVENKLDFYFLLSEESRILEAGSFKNNIDLKSSIGEQILNIAPYLVGYFPLQSLKLILPKIEISASQVYDIHLVKDGQNVFVLYFNSLAESLDLKHKVQPINEKILREKMNSEENCIFDQHLLSMILASINIVSFERIEKGKFKLIGHKPFWFSDIFSEEEVEKAFIAIQEKFIFIETFLEEARELWKKKENNLISSELWTEVNNQGKEYYLQAYALSIEERDILFIKMIDYSKDSEVNILQKARRKNLDYEYLLKAERELERVLKFKEQFISIISHDLRSPVTAISGFSDLLMRDEEFQKKLNIEQKEIISFINLSVKRLLDYTKKIYHWSNLELGKFKLTKQKINLYYVCREVENTFIMDLKSKHISLELSVPSTLIIEADETLLNQAINNLVGNAIKFTPENGSIKITASNNESGSTSLSIKDSGVGMKPDALKKLFKDHFEGHTVGTAGEIGSGLGLSIVKRILDAHNFKIDVKSQINEGTDFTILFP; encoded by the coding sequence ATGACAATAATTCCATCTCAAATAAGTGAATACATTGATTTTAATAAAGTAGAAAATAAACTTGACTTCTATTTCCTGTTAAGTGAAGAAAGTCGAATATTAGAAGCAGGCAGTTTTAAAAATAATATAGATTTAAAATCAAGTATTGGAGAACAAATTTTGAATATTGCTCCTTATTTAGTTGGCTATTTCCCTCTTCAGTCACTAAAGTTAATTTTACCTAAAATTGAGATTTCAGCTAGTCAAGTGTATGATATCCATTTGGTTAAGGACGGTCAAAATGTATTCGTGCTTTATTTCAACTCTTTAGCTGAGAGTTTGGATTTAAAACACAAAGTCCAACCTATTAATGAGAAAATTCTAAGAGAAAAAATGAATAGCGAAGAAAATTGCATATTTGACCAACATCTACTCTCAATGATATTGGCTTCCATAAATATTGTTTCCTTTGAAAGAATAGAAAAAGGAAAATTTAAGTTAATAGGTCATAAGCCATTTTGGTTCTCAGATATTTTTTCAGAAGAAGAGGTAGAAAAAGCGTTTATTGCAATTCAGGAAAAGTTTATTTTCATTGAAACATTTCTTGAAGAAGCTAGAGAATTATGGAAAAAGAAGGAAAACAACTTAATTTCTTCGGAGTTATGGACAGAAGTAAATAATCAAGGAAAAGAGTATTATTTGCAGGCATATGCTCTTTCAATTGAAGAACGAGATATTCTGTTTATTAAAATGATTGATTACTCAAAAGATAGTGAGGTTAACATTCTGCAAAAAGCCAGGCGAAAGAACCTTGATTATGAATACTTGTTAAAAGCAGAGAGGGAACTTGAAAGAGTGTTGAAGTTTAAGGAACAATTTATTTCAATAATTTCACATGATTTACGATCTCCTGTAACAGCCATATCAGGTTTTTCAGACTTATTAATGAGGGATGAAGAATTTCAGAAAAAGCTAAACATTGAGCAAAAAGAAATAATCTCATTTATCAACCTTAGCGTTAAAAGACTTCTTGATTACACCAAGAAAATTTATCATTGGTCAAATTTGGAGTTAGGAAAGTTCAAGCTAACCAAGCAAAAGATTAATCTTTATTATGTATGTAGAGAAGTGGAGAACACTTTTATAATGGATCTGAAGAGTAAACACATAAGCCTTGAATTAAGTGTACCTTCAACATTAATTATTGAAGCAGATGAAACACTATTAAATCAGGCAATAAATAATTTAGTTGGCAATGCAATTAAGTTTACTCCCGAGAATGGCTCAATAAAAATTACTGCTTCAAATAACGAATCAGGGTCTACAAGTTTAAGCATTAAGGATTCTGGAGTAGGAATGAAGCCTGATGCTTTGAAAAAACTATTCAAAGATCATTTTGAAGGTCACACAGTTGGTACAGCTGGTGAAATAGGAAGCGGCCTTGGACTAAGTATTGTAAAGCGCATTTTAGATGCACACAATTTTAAAATTGATGTAAAATCTCAAATCAATGAAGGAACTGATTTTACAATATTATTTCCTTAA
- a CDS encoding S46 family peptidase, with translation MKKSLLFVFAMSVLFSGFASPTPDEGMWIPLLLNKNIEKMKELGLKLTAEEIYSINQSSLKDAIVIFGGGCTGEMISSEGLLLTNHHCGYGNIQSHSSTEHDYLKDGFWAKSKDQELTNPGLSVKFLIRIEDVSELVLEGVHNGLSTMERFQMINTARAKIQKEAIGESHLQASVESFFAGNEYYLFVYEVFTDVRLVGAPPSSIGKFGADTDNWMWPRHTGDFSLFRVYTGPDGKPAEYSTDNVPMKPKHHLPVSLKGVQKGDYAMIMGNPGSTERYLTSYGINTALQLKNPTIVNIRTKKLEVMREDMDASDAVRIQYASKYARTANYWKYFQGQSRGLKKLNVYGKKVAIEDDFQSWIQKSGDKSIQTYGNVISDISDAYVVLDKYEIPRQYFFEAIYRGADVMGMANRFRGLYNYLSEEEVDQEKVNNVSKSISGSLAGYFKDYNLPTDKKLFASMLEMYHTDVAAEFQPEYFSKLVAKNKGDFSKLTEYAFGKSILSSQEKMELYLANPSKKVLDKDPIFQMMVAFLNVYLDNGKATSEAADKKMIAERLFIAGLREMNPDKNYYPDANFTMRVTYGSVLDYYPADAVHFNYYTTMDGIMQKEDPDNWEFEVKDKLKELYELKDFGRYGDVDKNGVKTMKVCFLTNHDITGGNSGSPVIDGEGNLIGLAFDGNWEAMSGDIAFEPELQRTINVDIRYVLFVIEKYAEAYNIIDELTIVGGETEVAPTDVKIKE, from the coding sequence ATGAAAAAAAGTTTGCTATTTGTTTTTGCAATGTCAGTTTTGTTTAGTGGCTTTGCATCACCAACACCAGATGAAGGCATGTGGATTCCTCTCCTTTTAAATAAGAACATCGAAAAGATGAAGGAACTGGGTCTGAAACTTACTGCTGAAGAAATATATAGTATTAATCAATCAAGTTTGAAAGACGCCATTGTAATTTTCGGTGGTGGATGTACAGGAGAAATGATTTCTTCTGAAGGTTTGTTATTAACAAATCATCATTGTGGTTATGGAAATATCCAATCTCACAGTTCTACAGAACACGATTACTTGAAAGATGGATTTTGGGCTAAATCAAAAGATCAGGAATTAACTAATCCAGGTTTGTCGGTAAAATTCTTGATTAGAATCGAGGATGTGTCTGAATTAGTACTTGAAGGAGTTCATAATGGTTTAAGTACTATGGAACGATTTCAAATGATTAATACTGCAAGAGCAAAAATTCAAAAAGAAGCTATTGGTGAATCTCATTTACAAGCTAGTGTAGAAAGTTTCTTTGCTGGTAATGAATATTACTTATTTGTGTATGAAGTATTTACTGATGTTCGATTAGTAGGCGCACCTCCTTCATCTATTGGGAAATTTGGTGCCGATACAGATAACTGGATGTGGCCAAGGCATACTGGCGATTTTTCATTATTCCGCGTTTATACTGGTCCTGATGGAAAACCAGCTGAATATTCAACTGATAATGTTCCGATGAAACCTAAGCATCATTTACCCGTTTCACTTAAAGGTGTTCAGAAAGGTGATTATGCCATGATCATGGGCAATCCTGGAAGCACAGAGCGTTATTTAACGTCCTATGGCATTAACACAGCATTGCAATTAAAAAATCCTACCATAGTTAATATTCGTACCAAAAAGTTGGAAGTTATGCGTGAAGATATGGACGCCAGCGATGCTGTTAGAATCCAATATGCTTCAAAATATGCACGTACTGCTAACTATTGGAAGTATTTTCAAGGACAATCAAGAGGTTTGAAAAAACTAAATGTGTATGGAAAAAAAGTTGCAATCGAAGATGATTTTCAGTCATGGATACAAAAAAGTGGTGATAAGTCTATTCAAACATATGGAAATGTCATTTCTGATATTAGCGATGCTTATGTTGTTTTAGATAAATATGAAATTCCTAGGCAATATTTTTTCGAAGCAATTTATCGTGGAGCAGATGTCATGGGTATGGCAAATCGTTTTCGTGGATTATATAATTACCTCTCTGAAGAAGAAGTTGATCAAGAGAAAGTAAATAATGTATCTAAATCAATTAGTGGTTCTTTAGCTGGCTATTTTAAGGATTACAATTTACCAACTGATAAAAAACTTTTTGCATCCATGTTGGAAATGTATCACACTGATGTAGCTGCAGAATTTCAACCTGAGTATTTTAGCAAATTAGTAGCAAAAAATAAGGGTGATTTTTCAAAGCTAACAGAATATGCATTTGGAAAATCTATTCTTTCATCGCAAGAAAAGATGGAATTGTATTTAGCTAATCCATCAAAAAAAGTATTGGATAAAGATCCTATTTTCCAAATGATGGTTGCATTTCTCAATGTATATCTCGATAATGGCAAAGCGACATCCGAAGCAGCTGATAAGAAAATGATAGCCGAAAGATTGTTTATTGCCGGCCTAAGAGAAATGAATCCGGATAAGAACTATTATCCTGATGCCAACTTTACAATGCGTGTTACGTATGGTTCTGTTCTGGACTATTATCCTGCTGATGCTGTCCATTTTAACTACTATACCACGATGGATGGAATTATGCAAAAAGAAGATCCTGACAATTGGGAGTTTGAAGTAAAGGATAAATTGAAGGAGTTATATGAACTTAAAGATTTTGGTCGATATGGTGATGTTGATAAAAATGGAGTGAAGACAATGAAAGTTTGTTTCCTTACAAATCATGATATTACTGGTGGAAACTCAGGTAGCCCAGTAATTGATGGTGAAGGAAATCTTATTGGACTTGCATTTGATGGTAACTGGGAAGCAATGAGTGGTGATATAGCTTTTGAGCCAGAACTTCAACGCACAATTAATGTCGATATCCGCTATGTATTATTTGTGATTGAAAAATATGCAGAAGCTTACAATATCATTGATGAATTAACCATTGTTGGAGGCGAAACAGAAGTAGCACCAACAGATGTGAAAA
- a CDS encoding M20/M25/M40 family metallo-hydrolase, which yields MNTKIILAIILLSVSFSFTRSSKSKPEITAKELKKHISFLASDEMKGRKPGTPEDLVVANYIRKQFADYGLKMMGDNGFHHVELVTGVELGENNAVQIGNKKLSMHTDFRPLSFSEDAILNAKIAVVGFGLDIKTDKTTWNDYQGIDVKGRWALIMIGEPKFEGRQNPYEEFSGLRTKVLTAKDHGALGVLFVTAHSKSKTDELTDLFYDKVESTAGIPVIHISRNIADMILESMNYNLLALENEMNKIQAPISSKIDVELSGQTDIDLIRVNSQNILAMVEGSDPLLKNEYIIVGAHYDHLGMGGHGSGSRFPDTVAVHNGADDNASGVAGIIELAGSLQKAKKDLKRSIVFIAFTGEEMGLLGSKNFVESQLLENSSMKTMINFDMIGRLNKKTMTLLVGGSGTAIESDSLLHMHASKHGFNLKLSPEGYGPSDHAAFYSKSIPVIFISTGAHADYHTWQDDIDKIDFEGEQQVLMFSESLIKDLASASNPLTFKEAGPKERASSTSYKVTLGIMPDFAAGDIKGLKVEVVRKGAPANKGGMEDGDIITAINGLSVNNIYDYMNRLKKLNVGESITVDVLRGEETHVLIIQL from the coding sequence ATGAATACAAAAATCATCTTAGCAATCATCCTACTTTCAGTAAGCTTTTCGTTTACAAGAAGTAGTAAATCCAAGCCTGAAATAACAGCAAAGGAATTAAAAAAGCATATTTCATTTTTAGCATCCGATGAAATGAAAGGAAGGAAACCAGGTACACCTGAAGACTTGGTTGTAGCAAACTATATTCGAAAACAATTTGCTGATTATGGATTGAAAATGATGGGTGATAATGGTTTTCATCATGTTGAACTAGTAACAGGTGTTGAACTGGGAGAGAATAATGCTGTTCAAATAGGCAATAAGAAGTTAAGCATGCATACGGACTTTAGGCCTTTGTCTTTTAGTGAAGATGCTATTTTAAATGCAAAAATTGCAGTTGTTGGCTTTGGTTTGGATATAAAAACAGATAAGACTACTTGGAATGATTATCAAGGAATTGATGTAAAAGGAAGATGGGCTTTGATTATGATTGGCGAACCAAAGTTTGAAGGTCGTCAAAATCCGTATGAAGAATTTTCTGGATTAAGAACGAAAGTTCTTACTGCAAAAGATCATGGTGCTTTGGGTGTATTATTCGTAACAGCGCATTCAAAAAGTAAAACGGATGAATTAACAGATTTGTTTTATGATAAGGTTGAAAGTACTGCAGGTATCCCTGTCATTCATATTAGTCGAAATATTGCCGATATGATTCTTGAATCAATGAATTACAACTTATTGGCACTTGAAAATGAAATGAACAAAATACAGGCTCCCATATCTTCCAAAATAGATGTGGAATTATCTGGACAAACGGATATCGATTTAATACGAGTCAATTCACAAAATATTCTGGCCATGGTTGAAGGAAGCGATCCTTTGCTCAAGAATGAATACATTATTGTTGGAGCACATTACGACCATTTAGGAATGGGAGGACATGGTTCTGGATCACGTTTCCCCGACACAGTTGCCGTTCATAATGGAGCTGATGATAATGCATCTGGGGTAGCTGGTATTATAGAATTGGCTGGATCACTTCAAAAAGCAAAAAAAGATCTTAAAAGAAGTATTGTATTTATTGCATTTACTGGTGAAGAAATGGGCTTACTGGGCTCTAAGAATTTTGTTGAATCACAATTACTGGAGAATTCCAGCATGAAAACAATGATAAACTTCGATATGATTGGCCGTTTAAATAAGAAAACCATGACTTTGCTAGTCGGTGGATCTGGAACAGCAATAGAAAGTGATTCATTACTGCATATGCATGCCTCAAAACATGGATTTAATCTAAAACTTTCACCTGAAGGTTATGGTCCATCAGATCATGCTGCATTTTATTCCAAGAGTATACCTGTGATCTTTATCTCAACCGGAGCACATGCTGACTATCATACTTGGCAGGATGATATCGATAAAATCGACTTTGAAGGGGAGCAACAGGTTTTAATGTTTTCAGAATCTTTGATTAAAGATTTAGCATCAGCATCAAATCCACTAACATTTAAAGAAGCAGGACCTAAAGAAAGAGCAAGTAGCACTTCCTATAAAGTTACGCTTGGAATTATGCCTGATTTTGCCGCAGGCGATATAAAAGGTTTGAAAGTGGAAGTGGTGCGAAAAGGCGCTCCAGCAAATAAAGGGGGTATGGAAGATGGCGATATTATTACGGCAATAAATGGTCTTTCTGTGAATAATATCTATGATTATATGAACCGTTTGAAAAAGCTGAATGTAGGTGAATCAATTACAGTAGATGTACTTAGGGGCGAAGAAACTCATGTATTAATTATTCAATTGTAA
- a CDS encoding OmpA family protein gives MSAKDKNIAKIESFKLQELRELILGLEITELQALKNRLDDSDNFAQEVSLIVADAIKRKSHDNSGELSDTLFPIVEESILKSVSRDPNPLAEAMFPIMGPAIRKAISDAFRKMIQSMNQSIENSFSLKSLKWRMESIRTGKSFAEIVMLNNLEYRVSEVFLIHRKTGLLLNHIVANQQEDIQADMVSGMLKAIQDFVLDSFHLDENEELGSIQVGDVNVWIEQGPHVILAAVVQGNVAETYRDVLKNEIENISQLFSKELKTFDGDTSVFDKTIDSLEKCVIQKRKAPKKKKSIVLWILLVIIASLISYWIFSASQKKNNWEKVFNEIDSLPGVVVTDITKHKGIYYVHGLKDPEVFDVDLIYSNFGIDSSDIIIRLENYVSINEEVLYLKLLHKLQLTDDINNGIEVSRGEVLLTGKRSQAFVDSIVNVLPEITGLKSINTEQLEIGYYFSAEELNKKLAKCNVLFNRGGYIIDSSHAEVLAKISGYINEFLNLEKEFKNKYYFEVLGYSDQYGTVSANNYISNARAKAVIRSLINRDILEEYFMIESVTSTKEDVSDSLMRRVSIKLVEIE, from the coding sequence TTGTCGGCAAAGGATAAAAATATTGCCAAGATTGAGTCTTTTAAACTTCAAGAGTTACGTGAATTAATTCTTGGTTTGGAAATTACTGAATTGCAAGCCCTGAAAAATCGCTTGGATGATTCAGATAATTTTGCACAGGAAGTGAGCCTAATTGTTGCGGATGCAATAAAGCGTAAATCACACGATAATTCTGGAGAATTAAGCGACACATTATTCCCAATTGTTGAAGAGTCGATACTTAAAAGTGTTAGCAGAGACCCTAATCCACTTGCAGAAGCCATGTTCCCAATTATGGGGCCTGCCATTCGAAAAGCAATCAGTGATGCATTTCGAAAAATGATTCAGTCTATGAATCAGAGCATTGAAAATAGTTTCTCCCTGAAAAGCTTAAAATGGCGAATGGAGTCAATTCGTACAGGTAAGTCATTTGCAGAAATTGTAATGCTCAATAACCTTGAGTACCGTGTTTCAGAGGTGTTTTTAATCCATAGAAAAACAGGTTTGCTTTTGAATCATATTGTTGCTAATCAACAAGAAGATATTCAGGCTGATATGGTTTCAGGCATGCTTAAAGCAATTCAGGATTTTGTTCTTGATTCTTTTCACCTTGATGAAAATGAAGAGTTAGGCAGCATACAAGTTGGAGATGTTAATGTCTGGATTGAGCAAGGACCTCATGTTATTCTTGCTGCTGTTGTACAAGGAAATGTAGCTGAAACATACAGAGACGTTTTAAAAAATGAAATTGAAAATATTTCACAATTGTTTTCAAAAGAACTTAAAACATTTGATGGAGATACATCAGTATTCGATAAAACGATTGATTCGCTAGAGAAATGTGTCATTCAGAAAAGAAAAGCTCCAAAAAAGAAAAAATCTATTGTATTATGGATTTTACTTGTCATAATTGCGTCATTAATTAGTTATTGGATTTTTTCTGCTTCACAAAAAAAGAATAATTGGGAAAAGGTATTTAATGAAATTGATAGCCTGCCTGGCGTTGTTGTTACCGACATTACTAAGCATAAAGGAATATATTATGTGCATGGCTTAAAGGATCCTGAAGTGTTTGATGTTGACCTTATATACTCAAATTTTGGAATTGATTCATCTGATATTATTATCAGATTAGAAAACTATGTTTCAATAAATGAAGAAGTTTTATATCTCAAATTGTTACATAAACTTCAGCTTACCGATGATATCAATAATGGAATTGAAGTCAGTAGAGGTGAGGTGTTATTAACAGGAAAACGTAGTCAGGCTTTTGTAGATTCAATAGTGAATGTTTTACCTGAAATAACGGGTTTGAAAAGTATTAATACAGAACAATTAGAAATTGGTTACTATTTTTCTGCTGAAGAATTAAATAAAAAGCTGGCAAAATGCAATGTTTTGTTTAACAGAGGTGGGTATATTATTGATTCATCTCATGCAGAAGTATTGGCTAAGATATCGGGATACATAAATGAGTTTTTGAATTTAGAAAAGGAATTCAAAAACAAGTATTATTTTGAGGTATTGGGATATTCTGATCAATATGGAACTGTTTCAGCAAATAATTACATAAGCAACGCCAGAGCTAAAGCAGTCATCAGAAGTCTGATTAATAGGGATATTCTGGAAGAATATTTCATGATTGAATCAGTAACATCAACTAAAGAAGATGTTTCAGATAGTTTAATGCGTAGAGTTTCTATAAAATTAGTGGAGATAGAATAA
- a CDS encoding thioredoxin family protein yields the protein MNLEAIVSGHNTASLSVDELPNYRFALIEFYTPWNGASHIMNPVIKEVQLKYKDQIKVFRIDIEKDLSTAKKLNIIKAPLFQIYNRGNLVEQFEGIISKKVLLNKLKIIMRNYH from the coding sequence ATGAATTTAGAAGCAATAGTTTCAGGTCACAATACGGCCTCGTTGTCAGTTGATGAATTACCAAATTATAGATTTGCATTAATCGAATTCTATACTCCTTGGAATGGGGCAAGTCATATCATGAATCCAGTTATAAAGGAAGTGCAATTGAAATACAAAGATCAGATTAAAGTATTTCGCATCGATATTGAAAAAGATTTGAGCACTGCAAAAAAACTTAACATAATTAAAGCTCCTCTTTTCCAAATATATAATAGGGGTAATTTAGTAGAGCAATTTGAGGGCATAATTTCAAAGAAAGTGCTGTTAAACAAATTGAAAATTATTATGAGAAATTACCATTAA
- a CDS encoding GTP-binding protein, translated as MIKKKVCMIGSFAVGKTSLVQRYVTSIFSEKYMTTIGVKIDQKIVIHNGEDVNLILWDIHGEDDFQKIKTSYLVGASAYFLVADGTRKNTLDKLKELHNRVIETIGNVPFVVLLNKLDLIDKWEVKEKDIVSLQNQGWQVIQTSAKGGTGVEDAFKILVEKIMTV; from the coding sequence ATGATTAAGAAGAAGGTTTGTATGATTGGTAGTTTTGCTGTTGGTAAAACCAGCTTGGTACAACGCTATGTTACCAGTATTTTTTCTGAAAAATATATGACCACTATTGGTGTAAAAATAGATCAGAAGATCGTTATTCATAATGGAGAAGATGTAAACCTTATACTGTGGGATATTCATGGTGAAGACGATTTTCAAAAGATAAAAACATCTTATCTAGTAGGTGCATCAGCCTATTTTTTAGTTGCTGATGGTACACGAAAAAATACCTTGGATAAGTTAAAAGAGCTACATAATCGTGTTATTGAAACGATAGGGAATGTTCCTTTTGTCGTTTTACTTAATAAGCTTGATTTAATAGACAAGTGGGAGGTTAAGGAAAAAGATATCGTTAGCCTTCAGAATCAAGGCTGGCAAGTTATCCAAACAAGTGCAAAAGGAGGAACTGGTGTTGAAGATGCATTTAAAATCCTTGTTGAAAAGATTATGACTGTTTAG
- a CDS encoding YebC/PmpR family DNA-binding transcriptional regulator has product MSGHSKWSTIKRKKGAKDAARSKVFSKLIKEIQVAVKLGGIDPEANPRLRLALQNGKAENLPKENVERAIKKASGDDSTNYEEVNYEGYAAHGVAVFVECTTDNKLRTVANVRSYFNKYGGSLGKTGSLEYIFDQQGIFTFSAENLDVEEIELELIDAGAEDIELDDNYITVTSAREDFGSMQKKLDELNIEVENAGLKRIPNNTKELNVEDFQSVMKLIDLIEDDEDVQNVYHNIELTDELIESME; this is encoded by the coding sequence ATGTCAGGTCATAGTAAATGGTCCACTATTAAAAGAAAGAAAGGTGCAAAGGATGCTGCACGTTCTAAAGTGTTTTCTAAACTAATTAAAGAAATACAAGTTGCTGTAAAACTGGGAGGTATTGATCCTGAAGCAAATCCGAGGCTTCGGTTAGCACTGCAGAATGGAAAAGCAGAAAACTTGCCTAAAGAAAATGTTGAAAGAGCAATTAAAAAGGCATCAGGAGATGATTCGACTAATTATGAGGAAGTAAATTACGAAGGATATGCTGCTCATGGTGTAGCTGTATTCGTTGAATGTACGACCGATAACAAATTAAGAACAGTTGCTAATGTCCGGTCATATTTCAATAAATACGGTGGTAGCTTGGGAAAAACAGGTTCTCTTGAATATATTTTTGATCAACAAGGAATATTTACTTTCAGTGCTGAGAATCTGGATGTAGAAGAAATTGAACTTGAACTTATTGATGCAGGTGCAGAAGATATAGAACTTGATGACAACTATATTACAGTTACCTCAGCTCGCGAAGATTTTGGGAGTATGCAGAAAAAACTAGACGAATTAAACATTGAAGTCGAGAACGCTGGTTTGAAAAGAATTCCTAATAATACGAAGGAATTAAATGTTGAGGACTTTCAATCGGTTATGAAGTTAATTGATTTGATTGAGGATGATGAAGATGTTCAAAATGTGTATCACAATATTGAACTCACCGATGAATTAATTGAAAGTATGGAATAA
- a CDS encoding radical SAM protein: MKNNKPTLGKRITLNVFNKYVNAQSQLHDLSYLFWECTLRCNINCLHCGSDCHKNSEVKDMPAADFLEITKQISTKYNPNKVMVVITGGEPLMRKDLEKVGLALYHQGYPWGFVTNGYMLNQVRFRNLINFGLRSITLSLDGFEESHDWLRGKEGSYKKALSALKFITSEKDLVYDVVTCVNQKNIGELGELKNWLIRNNVKKWRLFTISPIGRAFAEPLLDISDKQMLQLMDFIKETRKEGLIQASYGCEGYLGNYEKEVRDGFYFCRAGVNIASVLADGSIGACPNINHSFVQGNIYQHNFLEIWDTKFQKYRDRSWTKKGKCANCDSFKWCHGNGMHLQDPEQEDVLRCHHEMICSAYDKN, encoded by the coding sequence ATGAAAAATAATAAGCCTACACTTGGGAAACGAATAACATTAAATGTATTTAATAAATATGTGAATGCTCAGTCGCAGCTTCATGATTTGTCTTATCTTTTCTGGGAATGTACATTAAGATGTAATATAAACTGTCTTCACTGTGGTAGCGATTGTCACAAGAATAGTGAGGTTAAAGACATGCCTGCTGCTGATTTCCTCGAAATCACAAAGCAAATTTCAACTAAATATAATCCGAACAAAGTAATGGTTGTTATTACTGGAGGCGAACCTTTAATGCGCAAGGATCTGGAAAAAGTAGGCTTAGCATTATACCATCAAGGCTATCCTTGGGGATTCGTGACCAACGGCTATATGTTAAATCAGGTTAGGTTTCGAAATCTGATAAACTTTGGATTAAGATCTATTACATTAAGTCTCGATGGCTTTGAAGAATCACATGACTGGCTAAGAGGTAAAGAGGGAAGTTATAAAAAAGCTTTATCTGCACTTAAATTTATCACTTCTGAAAAAGATTTGGTCTATGATGTTGTTACTTGTGTCAACCAAAAGAACATTGGCGAGCTTGGCGAACTGAAAAATTGGTTGATAAGAAATAATGTTAAGAAATGGCGATTATTCACAATTTCCCCTATTGGACGTGCATTTGCAGAACCACTTTTGGATATTTCTGATAAGCAAATGTTGCAATTAATGGATTTTATAAAAGAGACTAGAAAAGAAGGATTAATACAAGCTAGCTATGGTTGCGAAGGCTATTTGGGGAATTATGAAAAAGAAGTTCGTGATGGATTTTATTTCTGCAGGGCAGGAGTAAATATTGCTTCCGTATTAGCCGATGGATCAATTGGAGCTTGTCCAAATATCAATCATTCATTTGTGCAAGGAAATATTTACCAGCATAATTTTCTGGAAATTTGGGATACTAAATTTCAAAAGTACCGCGATCGAAGCTGGACAAAAAAAGGAAAATGCGCAAATTGCGACTCTTTTAAATGGTGTCATGGCAATGGAATGCATTTGCAGGATCCTGAACAAGAAGATGTGCTAAGGTGCCATCATGAAATGATATGTTCAGCATATGACAAAAACTAA